A single Sander lucioperca isolate FBNREF2018 chromosome 24, SLUC_FBN_1.2, whole genome shotgun sequence DNA region contains:
- the irs2a gene encoding insulin receptor substrate 2a isoform X2: MASPPATGGHLLSNGTNGVKKYGYLRKQKHGHRRFFVLREATERCPARLEYYESEKKWRNKSAAKRVITLDSCLCVNKRADAKHKHLIALYTKDEYFAVAADNEQEQESWYMVLTDLIAEGKMYDSPASTSSLVGFEEANYGLMTPATAAYKEVWQVNLKSKGLGQIKNLTGVYRLCLSSRTISFVKLNSETAAVSLQLMNIRRCGHSDSFFFIEVGRSAVTGPGEFWMQAEDSVVAQNIHETILEAMKAMKELSEFRPRSKSQSASTNPISVPTRRNLNNLPPSQTGLVRRSRTDSMAAMSPGRKFTSCRIRTASEGDGSVTRPVSMSISVNGSPTSPNSGNHLIRSHTLSSGRTCRMLESSSNLHHSRSMPVSNSPPGTSSPISMSPRMGGSISTPDKARRPFSCSASISGSLSDTGFMLCDDYSSSPGEPRFLPLTRSDTPESLSSTPPSRDISDPCGYMTMEGGNGSRSAAGGDALAYDKAYRKRTHSLTTPRQQRVVTPLSSASLDDYTLMRMAHGQNSHSASPKVCYPEDYGDVEIGSSRSSSSNLADDGYMPMTPGVAAQSGKVDNYVPMSPMCVSAPKQIVNPRVHPQAPANGGYKTNSPCSSSLEDNGYMRMWCGSKSSIESPDRHSEYMNMSPGNPPPLQTPPEYYLGLLAGEPASMRSAYQAGSLTLPAKLQASKNEESSQYVLMSPQSLRQRAGESDYYSMMQPSAAQTSPLSPSVPSPVRHGRAESLPYRGRLGRPNRLSLDTLRTLPSMNEHPLPGEPRSPGEYIKIDFSCARFSPPSIVSTESQSSLGSSGGCPGRSSLTDYMNLELGSRSHKEADTPAEPLDTLPELSMCLVEDGVYHLDSEKGSQGDEVKNDYTEMTFGMTSSPPQLVPQNTASQSIRDRRLSLEDQGVPGGIGVFLLGATSSSAVDPNCSAKVIRANPQGRRRHSSETFSSTATVTPVFPSFARGDMVKRHSSVENISSRSSEGSDEEYGSPVNRQSSSGYPNGLNYIALNLLGNRDVEKCEDLAGFKSTSSCKGGINGLHSSPYVCLGFKEAATTAKD; encoded by the exons ATGGCAAGTCCTCCGGCGACGGGTGGACACCTGTTATCTAATGGGACGAACGGTGTGAAGAAGTACGGATACCTGAGGAAGCAGAAACACGGACACAGGCGCTTTTTTGTTCTCCGGGAGGCGACCGAGCGCTGCCCTGCCCGGCTCGAGTATTATGAAAGCGAGAAGAAATGGAGAAACAAGTCCGCCGCGAAACGGGTCATAACTTTGGACTCATGTCTGTGCGTAAACAAACGGGCCGACGCCAAACACAAGCACCTCATCGCCCTCTACACCAAGGACGAGTACTTCGCCGTGGCTGCAGACAACGAGCAGGAGCAGGAGAGCTGGTACATGGTGTTGACAGATCTAATAGCTGAGGGGAAAATGTACGACAGCCCCGCTTCCACCTCCTCTTTAGTGGGCTTTGAGGAAGCCAACTACGGACTCATGACTCCTGCAACAGCTGCCTATAAAGAGGTATGGCAGGTCAACTTGAAATCCAAAGGCTTGGGTCAGATCAAGAACCTCACTGGAGTGTACAGGCTGTGTTTGTCCAGCCGGACCATCAGCTTTGTCAAACTGAACTCAGAAACAGCTGCTGTCAGTTTACAGCTCATGAACATCAGGAGATGTGGCCACTCAGACAGCTTCTTCTTCATAGAGGTGGGTCGCTCAGCGGTCACTGGGCCTGGGGAGTTCTGGATGCAGGCGGAGGACTCCGTGGTGGCACAGAACATCCATGAGACCATTCTTGAGGCCATGAAGGCCATGAAGGAGTTGTCTGAGTTCAGGCCGCGGAGCAAAAGCCAGTCCGCCAGCACTAACCCCATCTCTGTTCCCACACGACGCAACCTCAACAACCTCCCCCCCAGTCAGACGGGCTTGGTGAGGAGATCCAGAACAGATAGCATGGCAGCCATGTCCCCAGGGAGAAAGTTCACATCCTGTCGGATAAGAACGGCCAGCGAGGGGGACGGAAGCGTGACCCGACCTGTGTCCATGTCCATATCTGTGAACGGGAGTCCCACCAGTCCAAACTCTGGGAATCACCTCATCAGGTCTCACACGCTCAGCAGTGGGCGCACCTGCAGGATGCTAGAGTCCTCCTCCAACCTGCATCATAGCCGGTCCATGCCGGTGTCCAACTCCCCACCGGGCACCTCCAGCCCCATCAGCATGTCTCCCAGAATGGGGGGTAGTATCTCCACTCCCGACAAAGCTAGGCGTCCTTTCAGCTGCAGCGCCTCCATCTCTGGCTCCCTCAGCGACACAGGCTTCATGCTGTGTGACGATTACAGCTCCAGCCCAGGGGAACCTAGATTCCTCCCCTTGACACGCAGTGACACCCCTGAATCTCTGTCCAGCACGCCTCCATCCCGTGACATCAGTGACCCTTGTGGCTACATGACAATGGAGGGGGGGAATGGCAGCAGGTCTGCGGCTGGCGGTGATGCTCTGGCATATGACAAGGCTTACAGGAAGCGGACGCACTCCCTCACCACACCACGTCAACAGAGGGTGGTGACGCCGCTATCCTCAGCCTCCCTGGATGACTACACACTCATGAGGATGGCCCACGGCCAGAACTCTCACTCTGCCTCTCCCAAAGTGTGTTACCCTGAGGATTATGGAGACGTTGAAATCGGTTCATCCAGGAGCTCAAGTAGTAACCTTGCCGATGATGGCTACATGCCAATGACGCCAGGTGTAGCAGCCCAGTCTGGCAAGGTAGACAACTACGTGCCCATGAGCCCCATGTGTGTCTCAGCACCAAAGCAAATTGTGAACCCTAGGGTGCACCCTCAGGCTCCTGCCAACGGCGGCTACAAGACCAACTCCCCCTGCAGCAGCTCTCTGGAGGACAACGGCTACATGAGAATGTGGTGTGGCTCCAAATCCTCAATAGAGAGCCCAGACAGGCATAGTGAATACATGAACATGTCACCTGGAAACCCTCCTCCACTCCAGACCCCCCCTGAATACTACTTGGGCCTGTTGGCTGGTGAACCTGCATCAATGAGGTCAGCTTACCAGGCTGGCTCTCTCACGCTCCCTGCTAAACTTCAGGCCTCCAAGAATGAGGAAAGCAGCCAGTATGTGTTGATGAGCCCTCAGAGTTTGAGGCAGAGGGCAGGGGAGTCAGACTATTATTCAATGATGCAGCCCAGTGCAGCTCAGACTTCACCACTGAGCCCCTCTGTACCCTCCCCAGTCAGACACGGGCGGGCAGAGAGCCTGCCATACAGAGGAAGGCTCGGTAGGCCTAACAGGCTATCCCTGGACACCCTGAGGACCCTGCCCAGCATGAACGAACACCCCCTGCCCGGAGAACCCCGGAGCCCTGGGGAATACATTAAAATTGACTTCAGCTGCGCCAGGTTCTCCCCACCCTCCATTGTATCCACAGAGAGCCAGTCTTCACTGGGCTCCAGCGGTGGATGCCCGGGGAGGTCCTCTCTGACAGACTACATGAACCTGGAGCTGGGCTCACGATCACACAAGGAGGCAGACACTCCCGCTGAGCCCTTGGACACACTCCCAGAGTTATCCATGTGCTTAGTCGAAGATGGAGTGTACCATCTGGATAGCGAGAAAGGGTCTCAGGGTGATGAGGTGAAAAACGATTACACTGAGATGACATTTGGCATGACCAGCTCGCCTCCACAGCTTGTTCCTCAGAACACTGCAAG CCAGAGTATCCGGGATAGGAGGCTGTCTCTGGAGGACCAGGGAGTCCCAGGAGGCATTGGGGTCTTCCTGCTCGGGGCCACCTCTTCCTCCGCAGTGGACCCCAACTGCTCCGCCAAGGTGATCCGGGCCAATCCGCAGGGACGTCGGCGCCACAGCTCCGAGACCTTCTCTTCTACCGCCACCGTGACACCGGTCTTCCCTTCCTTCGCCCGCGGCGACATGGTGAAGAGACACAGCTCGGTGGAGAACATCTCATCCCGGAGCAGCGAGGGCTCCGACGAGGAGTACGGCAGCCCTGTGAACAGGCAGAGCTCGTCCGGCTACCCAAATGGGCTGAACTACATTGCCTTGAACCTGCTGGGCAACAGGGACGTGGAGAAATGCGAGGACCTGGCTGGCTTCAAATCCACCAGCAGCTGCAAAGGGGGTATCAATGGATTACACAGCTCACCATATGTCTGTTTAGGATTCAAGGAGGCTGCAACCACTGCCAAAG ACTGA
- the irs2a gene encoding insulin receptor substrate 2a isoform X1, whose amino-acid sequence MASPPATGGHLLSNGTNGVKKYGYLRKQKHGHRRFFVLREATERCPARLEYYESEKKWRNKSAAKRVITLDSCLCVNKRADAKHKHLIALYTKDEYFAVAADNEQEQESWYMVLTDLIAEGKMYDSPASTSSLVGFEEANYGLMTPATAAYKEVWQVNLKSKGLGQIKNLTGVYRLCLSSRTISFVKLNSETAAVSLQLMNIRRCGHSDSFFFIEVGRSAVTGPGEFWMQAEDSVVAQNIHETILEAMKAMKELSEFRPRSKSQSASTNPISVPTRRNLNNLPPSQTGLVRRSRTDSMAAMSPGRKFTSCRIRTASEGDGSVTRPVSMSISVNGSPTSPNSGNHLIRSHTLSSGRTCRMLESSSNLHHSRSMPVSNSPPGTSSPISMSPRMGGSISTPDKARRPFSCSASISGSLSDTGFMLCDDYSSSPGEPRFLPLTRSDTPESLSSTPPSRDISDPCGYMTMEGGNGSRSAAGGDALAYDKAYRKRTHSLTTPRQQRVVTPLSSASLDDYTLMRMAHGQNSHSASPKVCYPEDYGDVEIGSSRSSSSNLADDGYMPMTPGVAAQSGKVDNYVPMSPMCVSAPKQIVNPRVHPQAPANGGYKTNSPCSSSLEDNGYMRMWCGSKSSIESPDRHSEYMNMSPGNPPPLQTPPEYYLGLLAGEPASMRSAYQAGSLTLPAKLQASKNEESSQYVLMSPQSLRQRAGESDYYSMMQPSAAQTSPLSPSVPSPVRHGRAESLPYRGRLGRPNRLSLDTLRTLPSMNEHPLPGEPRSPGEYIKIDFSCARFSPPSIVSTESQSSLGSSGGCPGRSSLTDYMNLELGSRSHKEADTPAEPLDTLPELSMCLVEDGVYHLDSEKGSQGDEVKNDYTEMTFGMTSSPPQLVPQNTASSQSIRDRRLSLEDQGVPGGIGVFLLGATSSSAVDPNCSAKVIRANPQGRRRHSSETFSSTATVTPVFPSFARGDMVKRHSSVENISSRSSEGSDEEYGSPVNRQSSSGYPNGLNYIALNLLGNRDVEKCEDLAGFKSTSSCKGGINGLHSSPYVCLGFKEAATTAKD is encoded by the exons ATGGCAAGTCCTCCGGCGACGGGTGGACACCTGTTATCTAATGGGACGAACGGTGTGAAGAAGTACGGATACCTGAGGAAGCAGAAACACGGACACAGGCGCTTTTTTGTTCTCCGGGAGGCGACCGAGCGCTGCCCTGCCCGGCTCGAGTATTATGAAAGCGAGAAGAAATGGAGAAACAAGTCCGCCGCGAAACGGGTCATAACTTTGGACTCATGTCTGTGCGTAAACAAACGGGCCGACGCCAAACACAAGCACCTCATCGCCCTCTACACCAAGGACGAGTACTTCGCCGTGGCTGCAGACAACGAGCAGGAGCAGGAGAGCTGGTACATGGTGTTGACAGATCTAATAGCTGAGGGGAAAATGTACGACAGCCCCGCTTCCACCTCCTCTTTAGTGGGCTTTGAGGAAGCCAACTACGGACTCATGACTCCTGCAACAGCTGCCTATAAAGAGGTATGGCAGGTCAACTTGAAATCCAAAGGCTTGGGTCAGATCAAGAACCTCACTGGAGTGTACAGGCTGTGTTTGTCCAGCCGGACCATCAGCTTTGTCAAACTGAACTCAGAAACAGCTGCTGTCAGTTTACAGCTCATGAACATCAGGAGATGTGGCCACTCAGACAGCTTCTTCTTCATAGAGGTGGGTCGCTCAGCGGTCACTGGGCCTGGGGAGTTCTGGATGCAGGCGGAGGACTCCGTGGTGGCACAGAACATCCATGAGACCATTCTTGAGGCCATGAAGGCCATGAAGGAGTTGTCTGAGTTCAGGCCGCGGAGCAAAAGCCAGTCCGCCAGCACTAACCCCATCTCTGTTCCCACACGACGCAACCTCAACAACCTCCCCCCCAGTCAGACGGGCTTGGTGAGGAGATCCAGAACAGATAGCATGGCAGCCATGTCCCCAGGGAGAAAGTTCACATCCTGTCGGATAAGAACGGCCAGCGAGGGGGACGGAAGCGTGACCCGACCTGTGTCCATGTCCATATCTGTGAACGGGAGTCCCACCAGTCCAAACTCTGGGAATCACCTCATCAGGTCTCACACGCTCAGCAGTGGGCGCACCTGCAGGATGCTAGAGTCCTCCTCCAACCTGCATCATAGCCGGTCCATGCCGGTGTCCAACTCCCCACCGGGCACCTCCAGCCCCATCAGCATGTCTCCCAGAATGGGGGGTAGTATCTCCACTCCCGACAAAGCTAGGCGTCCTTTCAGCTGCAGCGCCTCCATCTCTGGCTCCCTCAGCGACACAGGCTTCATGCTGTGTGACGATTACAGCTCCAGCCCAGGGGAACCTAGATTCCTCCCCTTGACACGCAGTGACACCCCTGAATCTCTGTCCAGCACGCCTCCATCCCGTGACATCAGTGACCCTTGTGGCTACATGACAATGGAGGGGGGGAATGGCAGCAGGTCTGCGGCTGGCGGTGATGCTCTGGCATATGACAAGGCTTACAGGAAGCGGACGCACTCCCTCACCACACCACGTCAACAGAGGGTGGTGACGCCGCTATCCTCAGCCTCCCTGGATGACTACACACTCATGAGGATGGCCCACGGCCAGAACTCTCACTCTGCCTCTCCCAAAGTGTGTTACCCTGAGGATTATGGAGACGTTGAAATCGGTTCATCCAGGAGCTCAAGTAGTAACCTTGCCGATGATGGCTACATGCCAATGACGCCAGGTGTAGCAGCCCAGTCTGGCAAGGTAGACAACTACGTGCCCATGAGCCCCATGTGTGTCTCAGCACCAAAGCAAATTGTGAACCCTAGGGTGCACCCTCAGGCTCCTGCCAACGGCGGCTACAAGACCAACTCCCCCTGCAGCAGCTCTCTGGAGGACAACGGCTACATGAGAATGTGGTGTGGCTCCAAATCCTCAATAGAGAGCCCAGACAGGCATAGTGAATACATGAACATGTCACCTGGAAACCCTCCTCCACTCCAGACCCCCCCTGAATACTACTTGGGCCTGTTGGCTGGTGAACCTGCATCAATGAGGTCAGCTTACCAGGCTGGCTCTCTCACGCTCCCTGCTAAACTTCAGGCCTCCAAGAATGAGGAAAGCAGCCAGTATGTGTTGATGAGCCCTCAGAGTTTGAGGCAGAGGGCAGGGGAGTCAGACTATTATTCAATGATGCAGCCCAGTGCAGCTCAGACTTCACCACTGAGCCCCTCTGTACCCTCCCCAGTCAGACACGGGCGGGCAGAGAGCCTGCCATACAGAGGAAGGCTCGGTAGGCCTAACAGGCTATCCCTGGACACCCTGAGGACCCTGCCCAGCATGAACGAACACCCCCTGCCCGGAGAACCCCGGAGCCCTGGGGAATACATTAAAATTGACTTCAGCTGCGCCAGGTTCTCCCCACCCTCCATTGTATCCACAGAGAGCCAGTCTTCACTGGGCTCCAGCGGTGGATGCCCGGGGAGGTCCTCTCTGACAGACTACATGAACCTGGAGCTGGGCTCACGATCACACAAGGAGGCAGACACTCCCGCTGAGCCCTTGGACACACTCCCAGAGTTATCCATGTGCTTAGTCGAAGATGGAGTGTACCATCTGGATAGCGAGAAAGGGTCTCAGGGTGATGAGGTGAAAAACGATTACACTGAGATGACATTTGGCATGACCAGCTCGCCTCCACAGCTTGTTCCTCAGAACACTGCAAG CAGCCAGAGTATCCGGGATAGGAGGCTGTCTCTGGAGGACCAGGGAGTCCCAGGAGGCATTGGGGTCTTCCTGCTCGGGGCCACCTCTTCCTCCGCAGTGGACCCCAACTGCTCCGCCAAGGTGATCCGGGCCAATCCGCAGGGACGTCGGCGCCACAGCTCCGAGACCTTCTCTTCTACCGCCACCGTGACACCGGTCTTCCCTTCCTTCGCCCGCGGCGACATGGTGAAGAGACACAGCTCGGTGGAGAACATCTCATCCCGGAGCAGCGAGGGCTCCGACGAGGAGTACGGCAGCCCTGTGAACAGGCAGAGCTCGTCCGGCTACCCAAATGGGCTGAACTACATTGCCTTGAACCTGCTGGGCAACAGGGACGTGGAGAAATGCGAGGACCTGGCTGGCTTCAAATCCACCAGCAGCTGCAAAGGGGGTATCAATGGATTACACAGCTCACCATATGTCTGTTTAGGATTCAAGGAGGCTGCAACCACTGCCAAAG ACTGA